The DNA region TGAAGACAAAAGTTGTCCGAGCTGTTATGGCAATTTGTAGCTTTTGCTTTGTCACTCTTGCCCGCGACTCTGATACATTGTTGTAGCTGGTAGTATTGGCTGTGTGTGACAATTTGTTGTTGGCAATACCTTTTGTGAGTGACAATTTATAACTGACAGCTTGATGTATTGCTATGATTTTAATGCCAGGTTTTGATTCTATCATTTCTGGCTCTCAATGATTCTGACTGAAGGTTTTATAATGACAGTATCTATTCAGAATAGATTTCCAAACCTGGATCCTTTCTGCTTGTGTTGGATATTAAATAACAACCAAGATATGCAGCTTGTTTCTTGATTTGTAGCAATCTAAATTGATCAGATTTGCAACTGTCTTCTGTAGCTACGAAGAATGATCAACACTTGTAGCTGCAAAACTTGATCAGATTCGTAGCTAAAACTTCTCTTGAAGACCATTTTTAGATTGTTATTTGTTAACTAATTACCTATGATCTTGTCGGACAGTGAAGAGTCAGATTAGCATCCTAACTTAATGATCACAGTCCAAGTTTTTCAATCTTCGTGACACAACCTGAATCTGAAAGATGGTCTCAAACTGTATGTGTCAGCTTTGAAGTTGcaagttaatttttaaatcaatttgcAAACTAAATATTGATAATTTTGACCAATTTAAGTTTGTTGATAAATCTAACATGTCAAaacagaaaactatttttctaaaaaataaattcattttgatagaaaaaaaaaatcaccactaacttatattttcaaatacttgattttgatGGAGCCTCAAACGCGATCCCCACAATCACAAGAACAACATAGTTACAATAAACCTGTAAGAAACAACAAGAAATCGACAAACTATGATTTAAATATCGTAATAACTTTGGCTAAGTGTCGAATAATTGGCCTCAATCAGAATGGGACCAGGTCACAATCATTATCTCTAACTTGTTTAGGTTCAAGAGATCTGGTTGGACCTTCCTTCCTGTTAAAACCACCCATCAAATTAGATAGCTCCACCTTCAGATAAGTCTAACCTTTGATGGTTCTTGTCACCAAAGTGGAGCCCTCCAACTTGATCTTTAATTTACACCACAATTGGGCCATCCACCGTCCACTCTTGCTTCTAGATGGATTATatatagataataataataatattttttttatataatttagataTCTAAATTTGATTAGATCTGTGGATGATTATATTAAAGTAAATTAGAAAGTACACTATGATTGAttcattttatgaaaattttctaacttattaTTAATAGTAAAATTTACTATTAATATAAAAGTAAATACATATGTATCTTTATAGACGGTCTAATatcataaatttttaaactcCTTATATAATATACACAAATTTTTTAAACGCAGTATAATATGCTATAGatgagatttaaattttttttttctaaaaagtcAATCCGACTTTTTAccatcacattaaaaatatagaGTATAAATAATTATTgacagtaaaaaaataaaatcgtcATCTCATATATAATTATTGTagcaaatttttttaataatctcGGTATCTAGCTCTTTTAAACCAATTATTCCTGGAAGTGACCAATTTGATActatagaaaattttcaaattctcATATATTATcagaataaattaaataatactgAAGGAGATCATCCAAATAGCCAATTTTCTTAGAATTGCCGTCACATTTGACAAAAATTCATATAATATATTGTAGTTAAAATTTATCTAGATAACTATTTAAAAGACCTAACTGTTGCACTATTGCCACAGGCAACAATAATTCGTAAATATacttaggggtgtaatcgagtcgagtcgAACCGAACTCTtagatgtttgagtttgactcgtttataattgagctgagctcgagttttatttaatgaatatattcatggctcacaagtttatttgagcttttatcgagcctaaatgagcttaataaatataaattataaatttaaatattcattaaaaattaaattatatattttaaaaaattataatattctcgttaaaatttataattgtattctaataaataaatataatatatttatctttttcataagtagagtgtaaaatttataaattcaatattaaaattattattttttttatttaaaagttgatttatgagcttaatgaacatgttcacgagttaacgagtcgaatattgtgaaacttgaACTTGacttatttatcttaacgagactcattaaacgagctcaaatgaaCTTTTATCAAATCGAGTTTCGCGAATGACTTTACTGAACTAAATAccgtaaagtttaacttagtgttctgggtgtacctaggagttgtacacatgctaagggaggtgtttacaactgataataaacctcgggtcgatccacagaccgatctactgatactggtacgctaggaaactccggatcgttcaaccgaccgatccataaactataCTGCAATACTgtatgctgctggatcggtctgccgaccgatccagctggtccctgatcggtcaataagaccgatcagtggcttactgatcggtctgctgaccgatcagtgagtcattttttttttgcgatccagctcctgatcgatccccggatcgatcagggaacgaacagaagcTTCTGTTCGTAGAACCCAGGTCCCTGATCGATCTAGACTCATTTATACCCCTAAATATACTGACAGATGGATAAATTTATTAATGATGATATTAGAAAAAAGTTCGACTTGCGTCAGACCCAGGCTCTGTTTCTTTGACTTCTTCCGCTCTCTATAAAATGGGGCGAACCCTCGCGCTACTTTTCCACGCAATAGCCTGTGCCATGTCGCTGGCCTCCTCCCAATTCCTCGGCCACCGCCTCGCGCTTCCTCCCCGCTCCTCCGCCGCATGCTTCTCTCCATCCTCCCCCATCTCGACCCGCTCCCTCGATGTATGCGCCTCTTACTCTGCCGGCACGGCCACCATCGCATCCCCTTTCTCCTCCTCCCTCTACGACGTGCTCGGAGTGCCCCCCACCGCCAGCACCCCGGAGATCAAGGCTGCGTACCGGAGGCTCGCCCTTAAGTGTCATCCGGATGTGGTGGCCACCGGCCGCCGGGGCGCGTCCGCAGACGAGTTCATGCGGGTCCAGACGGCCTACGCCACGCTCTCCGACAGCGAAAGACGCGCTGACTACGATCGCCGAATCACCGACTCGGCGGCGATCCACGTATTCAGTCCCCGTCAAGCGTACGCGCGGAGCACTTCGTTCCCAGGC from Zingiber officinale cultivar Zhangliang chromosome 4B, Zo_v1.1, whole genome shotgun sequence includes:
- the LOC121977455 gene encoding chaperone protein dnaJ 11, chloroplastic-like, producing the protein MSLASSQFLGHRLALPPRSSAACFSPSSPISTRSLDVCASYSAGTATIASPFSSSLYDVLGVPPTASTPEIKAAYRRLALKCHPDVVATGRRGASADEFMRVQTAYATLSDSERRADYDRRITDSAAIHVFSPRQAYARSTSFPGYSRRTWETDQCW